One genomic window of Nocardioides daphniae includes the following:
- a CDS encoding lipase family protein, which yields MNPIRHARSTAAVVVTAVLAVLPLTATPTASAEEPRPAFYEAPATLPAANGDLIRSEKLDLLLDPVDGHTVAFDAQRVLYRSTNRTGKPVAVSGSIFVPKAKWVGPGTRPVIGYAVGTQGIGDSCAPSRVFSELFEYESFFMAGLLARGYAIAMTDYEGLGTAGMHTYMDRVSQGRAVIDIVRAAQRMPSTGLTATSPVAFAGYSQGGAGAASAAELAGSYAPGMKVKGTVASAVPADLRALPDAIDGSLYSLFTWFAIAGLTSSYGIDMTPYLNAKGTEMFAKIADDCVFDLLGAAFTKSSDYTADGAGLAELIKRAPFDRMIADQRIGTIKPNAPVLVTHSHLDDVVPHRVATQLTKDWCNRGATVRLSSNLSPLHVGGMLNHATEIYAFLEARFAGLPAASSCWRM from the coding sequence GTGAACCCCATTCGTCATGCCCGCTCCACGGCGGCCGTCGTCGTCACGGCCGTGCTGGCCGTCCTGCCCCTCACCGCGACGCCCACGGCGTCCGCGGAGGAGCCGCGCCCCGCGTTCTACGAGGCGCCGGCCACCCTGCCGGCCGCCAACGGTGACCTGATCCGCAGCGAGAAGCTCGACCTGCTGCTCGACCCGGTCGACGGGCACACCGTCGCCTTCGACGCCCAGCGCGTGCTCTACCGCTCCACCAACCGCACCGGGAAGCCGGTCGCGGTCTCCGGCTCGATCTTCGTGCCGAAGGCCAAGTGGGTGGGTCCGGGGACCCGGCCCGTCATCGGCTACGCCGTCGGCACCCAGGGGATCGGCGACTCCTGCGCCCCGTCGCGCGTCTTCAGCGAGCTCTTCGAGTACGAGTCGTTCTTCATGGCCGGGCTGCTGGCCCGCGGCTACGCCATCGCGATGACCGACTACGAGGGTCTCGGCACCGCCGGGATGCACACCTACATGGACCGCGTCTCCCAGGGCCGCGCGGTGATCGACATCGTGCGCGCCGCGCAGCGGATGCCTTCCACCGGCCTGACCGCCACCAGCCCGGTCGCCTTCGCCGGCTACTCCCAGGGTGGCGCGGGTGCCGCGTCGGCCGCCGAGCTCGCGGGCTCCTACGCCCCCGGCATGAAGGTGAAGGGCACGGTGGCCAGCGCCGTCCCGGCCGACCTGCGTGCGCTGCCGGACGCCATCGACGGCAGCCTCTACTCGCTCTTCACCTGGTTCGCCATCGCGGGCCTGACCTCGAGCTACGGCATCGACATGACGCCCTACCTCAACGCCAAGGGCACCGAGATGTTCGCCAAGATCGCCGACGACTGCGTCTTCGACCTGCTCGGGGCGGCCTTCACGAAGTCGTCGGACTACACCGCGGACGGCGCCGGGCTGGCCGAGCTGATCAAGCGGGCACCCTTCGACCGGATGATCGCCGACCAGCGCATCGGCACCATCAAGCCCAACGCGCCGGTGCTGGTCACCCACAGCCACCTCGACGACGTCGTGCCCCACCGGGTGGCCACGCAGCTGACCAAAGACTGGTGCAACCGCGGCGCGACGGTGCGGCTGAGCAGCAACCTCTCACCGCTGCACGTGGGCGGCATGCTCAACCACGCGACGGAGATCTACGCCTTCCTGGAGGCGCGGTTCGCCGGGCTGCCGGCGGCGTCCTCCTGCTGGCGGATGTGA
- a CDS encoding TerC/Alx family metal homeostasis membrane protein, whose translation MGSEYFAGYITEKALSVDNLFVFLIIMASFKVPREDQQKVLLFGIVFALIARTGFILLGAALINQFAWIFYLFGLILLLTAGNLLKGEDEEEEVDNFVIRLAKRFLHTSDHYDGDKLFTVENGKKVMTPMLLVMVAIGGTDILFALDSIPAIFGLTQNTFIVFTATAFSLMGLRQLFFLIDGLLDRLIFLSYGLAAILAFIGVKLILHALHENNLPFINDGEHVNVVEVSIGLSLSVILGVLLVTVLASLLSPAGKAHAVIANARRHAEAYLDADYTQDENERERLYAELMQAREQVKTLPEKYQEKARQETPLVDLLRQVAESHDAAAERGEVPPTTHQPL comes from the coding sequence ATGGGGTCGGAGTACTTCGCCGGCTACATCACCGAGAAGGCGCTGAGCGTCGACAACCTCTTCGTCTTCCTGATCATCATGGCGAGCTTCAAGGTGCCCCGTGAGGACCAGCAGAAGGTGCTGCTCTTCGGCATCGTCTTCGCGCTGATCGCGCGCACGGGCTTCATCCTGCTGGGCGCCGCGCTGATCAACCAGTTCGCCTGGATCTTCTACCTCTTCGGCCTGATCCTGCTGCTCACCGCCGGCAACCTGCTCAAGGGTGAGGACGAGGAAGAGGAGGTCGACAACTTCGTCATCCGCCTGGCCAAGCGCTTCCTGCACACCTCGGACCACTACGACGGCGACAAGCTGTTCACGGTCGAGAACGGCAAGAAGGTCATGACCCCGATGCTGCTGGTCATGGTGGCCATCGGCGGCACGGACATCCTCTTCGCCCTCGACTCGATCCCCGCGATCTTCGGCCTCACCCAGAACACGTTCATCGTCTTCACCGCGACCGCGTTCTCGCTGATGGGTCTGCGCCAGCTCTTCTTCCTGATCGACGGCCTGCTGGACCGCCTGATCTTCCTCTCCTACGGCCTCGCCGCGATCCTCGCCTTCATCGGCGTGAAGCTGATCCTGCACGCGCTGCACGAGAACAACCTGCCCTTCATCAACGACGGCGAGCACGTCAACGTCGTCGAGGTCAGCATCGGCCTGTCGCTCTCGGTCATCCTGGGTGTCCTGCTCGTGACCGTCCTGGCGTCGCTGCTCAGCCCGGCGGGCAAGGCCCACGCGGTCATCGCCAACGCCCGTCGTCACGCCGAGGCCTACCTCGACGCCGACTACACGCAGGACGAGAACGAGCGCGAGCGCCTCTACGCCGAGCTGATGCAGGCGCGCGAGCAGGTCAAGACCCTCCCGGAGAAGTACCAGGAGAAGGCCCGTCAGGAGACCCCGCTGGTCGACCTGCTGCGCCAGGTCGCGGAGAGCCACGACGCCGCCGCCGAGCGCGGCGAGGTGCCGCCCACCACGCACCAGCCCCTCTGA
- a CDS encoding bifunctional [glutamine synthetase] adenylyltransferase/[glutamine synthetase]-adenylyl-L-tyrosine phosphorylase, whose product MGKCGAHELNYVSDVDVIFVHEAADGVEEHDATRVATQLAAHLMQVCSEHTREGTIWPVDAGLRPEGNQGPLVRTVASHRGYYERWAKTWEFQALLKARPVAGDVELGERFCEMVAPMVWSVAERDGFVPDVQAMRRRVLEHIPSKEAQRQLKLGAGGLRDVEFAVQLLQLVHGRADETVRAPTTLSGLFQLTRGGYVGRADGEALHEAYTFLRSLEHRIQLFQLRRTHVVPADEAALRRLGRSMGFFRNPATTLEEEWQRRRRLVRRLHEKLFYRPLLEAVARIPGPDARLTLAQAEERLKALGYGDPRAALRHLEALTSGVSRSANIQRTLLPVMLEWFADSPDPDAGLFGFRRISETLGDTPWYLRQLRDEGQVAERLARVLSTSRFVSGLLEREPQGVKILGEDLTPLSKEALTSETVATALRQASAVDAVRAVRGIRRRELFRIAVGEIFGETDVEEAGRALTSMTDATLEATLQAVMRDQAASRGFDAPPARMAIVAMGRYGGFELSYASDADVMFVHEVVEGADAHEASQFAAAVANDVRTLLATPGTDPALEVDADLRPEGRQGALTRSLDSYAAYYAKWSALWEAQALLRADAVIGDPGLRERFTALIDPLRYPAEGASDDDVVEVRRIKARVDTERLPRGADPHTHFKLGRGGLSDIEWTVQLLQMQWAGRVPALRTPVTLPALDAAVEADLIDPDDAHVLREAWRLASRMRNAATLVRGKGTDSLPKDPKERAALASLLGYDLDDTDRMVNDYLRTTRRAHAVVDRIFWG is encoded by the coding sequence ATGGGCAAGTGCGGCGCGCACGAGCTCAACTACGTCTCCGACGTCGACGTGATCTTCGTGCACGAGGCCGCCGACGGGGTGGAGGAGCACGACGCCACCCGGGTGGCGACCCAGCTGGCCGCCCACCTCATGCAGGTCTGCTCCGAGCACACCCGCGAGGGCACGATCTGGCCGGTCGACGCAGGCCTGCGGCCCGAGGGCAACCAGGGCCCGCTGGTGCGCACGGTCGCCAGCCACCGGGGCTACTACGAGCGCTGGGCCAAGACCTGGGAGTTCCAGGCACTGCTGAAGGCGCGCCCCGTCGCGGGCGACGTCGAGCTGGGTGAGCGCTTCTGCGAGATGGTCGCCCCGATGGTCTGGTCGGTGGCCGAGCGCGACGGCTTCGTGCCCGACGTCCAGGCGATGCGACGCCGGGTGCTGGAGCACATCCCCAGCAAGGAGGCGCAGCGCCAGCTCAAGCTGGGCGCCGGTGGCCTGCGCGACGTGGAGTTCGCGGTGCAGCTGCTCCAGTTGGTGCACGGGCGGGCCGACGAGACGGTGCGCGCCCCGACGACGCTCAGCGGCCTCTTCCAGCTGACCCGCGGCGGCTACGTCGGTCGGGCCGACGGCGAGGCGCTGCACGAGGCCTACACGTTCCTCCGCTCACTCGAGCACCGCATCCAGCTCTTCCAGCTGCGGCGCACCCACGTGGTCCCGGCCGACGAGGCCGCCCTGCGCCGCCTGGGCCGCTCCATGGGCTTCTTTCGCAACCCCGCGACGACCCTGGAGGAGGAGTGGCAGCGGCGCCGCCGGCTGGTGCGACGCCTCCACGAGAAGCTCTTCTACCGGCCGCTGCTGGAGGCGGTGGCACGGATCCCGGGCCCCGACGCCCGCCTGACCCTGGCCCAGGCCGAGGAGCGGCTGAAGGCGCTGGGCTACGGGGACCCGCGGGCAGCCCTGCGCCACCTCGAGGCGCTCACCTCGGGGGTCTCGCGCAGCGCCAACATCCAGCGCACGCTGCTGCCGGTGATGCTGGAGTGGTTCGCCGACTCACCCGACCCCGACGCCGGGCTCTTCGGCTTCCGTCGGATCAGCGAGACCCTCGGCGACACCCCCTGGTACCTGCGCCAGCTGCGCGACGAGGGGCAGGTGGCCGAGCGCCTCGCCCGCGTGCTCTCCACCTCCCGCTTCGTCAGCGGCCTGCTGGAGCGTGAGCCCCAGGGCGTCAAGATCCTCGGCGAGGACCTCACCCCGCTCAGCAAGGAGGCGCTCACCTCCGAGACCGTGGCCACCGCGCTGCGCCAGGCCAGCGCGGTCGACGCGGTGCGCGCGGTCCGCGGCATCCGGCGCCGTGAGCTCTTCCGGATCGCCGTCGGCGAGATCTTCGGCGAGACCGACGTCGAGGAGGCGGGCCGGGCCCTCACCTCGATGACCGACGCCACCCTGGAGGCGACGTTGCAGGCGGTCATGCGCGACCAGGCCGCGAGCCGCGGCTTCGACGCGCCCCCGGCCCGGATGGCGATCGTGGCGATGGGCCGCTACGGCGGCTTCGAGCTCTCCTACGCCAGCGACGCCGACGTGATGTTCGTGCACGAGGTCGTCGAGGGCGCCGACGCCCACGAGGCGTCGCAGTTCGCTGCCGCGGTGGCCAACGACGTACGCACGCTGCTCGCCACCCCGGGCACCGACCCGGCGCTGGAGGTCGATGCCGACCTGCGCCCGGAGGGGCGCCAGGGTGCGCTGACCCGCAGCCTCGACTCGTACGCCGCCTACTACGCCAAGTGGTCGGCGCTGTGGGAGGCGCAGGCGCTGCTGCGTGCCGACGCGGTGATCGGCGACCCCGGCCTGCGGGAGCGCTTCACCGCGCTCATCGACCCGTTGCGCTACCCCGCCGAGGGGGCCAGCGACGACGACGTCGTCGAGGTGCGCCGGATCAAGGCCCGCGTCGACACCGAGCGGCTCCCGCGCGGCGCCGACCCGCACACCCACTTCAAGCTGGGCCGCGGCGGCCTCAGCGACATCGAGTGGACCGTGCAGCTGCTCCAGATGCAGTGGGCGGGCCGGGTGCCGGCGCTGCGGACGCCGGTGACGCTCCCGGCGCTCGACGCGGCGGTCGAGGCCGACCTCATCGACCCCGACGACGCGCATGTGCTGCGGGAGGCGTGGCGGCTCGCGAGCCGTATGCGCAACGCCGCCACCCTCGTACGCGGCAAGGGCACCGACTCGTTGCCCAAGGACCCCAAGGAGCGCGCGGCCCTGGCCAGCCTCCTGGGCTACGACCTCGACGACACCGACCGGATGGTCAACGACTACCTGCGTACGACGCGGCGCGCGCACGCCGTCGTCGACCGGATCTTCTGGGGCTGA
- a CDS encoding glutamine synthetase family protein: protein MGKQEDFVLRALEERDVRFVRLWFTDVLGFLKSVAIAPAELESAFGEGIGFDGSAIEGFARVQEADMLAKPDPSTFQILPWRGDAPSTARMFCDIMMPDGSPSYADPRHVLKRTLAKAADKGFSFYTHPEIEFYLFKDSPEAGVEPRPVDSSGYFDHTAQSAGADFRREAITMLESMGISVEFSHHEAGPGQQEIDLRYADALTTADNIMTFRTVIREVALGQGVWASFMPKPFTQQPGSGMHTHLSLFEGDRNAFYEAGSQYQLSTTGRQFMAGLLTHAAEISAVTNQWVNSYKRLIGGGEAPSYISWGHNNRSAMIRVPMYKPGKGQSTRIELRSLDAACNPYLAFAVTLAAGMKGIEEGYELPREAEEDVWSLTERERRSLGIQELPRTLYEAINMAESSELVAETLGEHVFDFFLRNKRAEWDAYRGQVSAFERDQMLPVI from the coding sequence ATGGGCAAGCAGGAAGACTTCGTTCTCCGCGCTCTCGAGGAGCGCGACGTCCGGTTCGTACGTCTGTGGTTCACCGACGTTCTCGGGTTCCTCAAGTCGGTGGCGATCGCCCCGGCGGAGCTGGAGAGCGCCTTCGGTGAGGGCATCGGCTTCGACGGCTCGGCGATCGAGGGCTTCGCGCGCGTCCAGGAGGCCGACATGCTGGCCAAGCCGGACCCGTCGACCTTCCAGATCCTGCCGTGGCGCGGCGACGCCCCGTCGACCGCGCGCATGTTCTGCGACATCATGATGCCGGACGGCAGCCCGTCGTACGCCGACCCTCGCCACGTGCTCAAGCGCACCCTCGCGAAGGCCGCCGACAAGGGCTTCAGCTTCTACACGCACCCCGAGATCGAGTTCTACCTCTTCAAGGACTCCCCGGAGGCCGGCGTCGAGCCGCGCCCGGTCGACAGCTCCGGCTACTTCGACCACACCGCGCAGTCGGCCGGCGCCGACTTCCGCCGCGAGGCGATCACGATGCTCGAGTCGATGGGCATCTCGGTGGAGTTCAGCCACCACGAGGCCGGTCCGGGCCAGCAGGAGATCGACCTGCGCTACGCCGACGCCCTGACCACGGCCGACAACATCATGACCTTCCGCACCGTCATCCGTGAGGTGGCGCTGGGCCAGGGCGTGTGGGCCTCCTTCATGCCCAAGCCCTTCACCCAGCAGCCCGGCTCCGGCATGCACACGCACCTCTCCCTCTTCGAGGGCGACCGCAACGCCTTCTACGAGGCCGGCTCGCAGTACCAGCTCTCCACCACGGGCCGCCAGTTCATGGCCGGCCTGCTGACCCACGCCGCGGAGATCTCCGCCGTGACCAACCAGTGGGTCAACTCCTACAAGCGCCTGATCGGCGGCGGCGAGGCGCCGTCGTACATCTCGTGGGGCCACAACAACCGCTCCGCGATGATCCGGGTGCCGATGTACAAGCCCGGCAAGGGCCAGTCGACCCGCATCGAGCTCCGCTCGCTCGACGCCGCCTGCAACCCCTACCTCGCCTTCGCCGTGACGCTCGCCGCCGGCATGAAGGGCATCGAGGAGGGCTACGAGCTGCCGCGGGAGGCCGAGGAGGACGTCTGGTCGCTCACCGAGCGCGAGCGCCGCAGCCTCGGCATCCAGGAGCTGCCGCGCACCCTCTACGAGGCGATCAACATGGCGGAGAGCTCCGAGCTGGTCGCCGAGACCCTCGGCGAGCACGTCTTCGACTTCTTCCTGCGCAACAAGCGGGCGGAGTGGGACGCCTACCGCGGACAGGTCTCCGCCTTCGAGCGCGACCAGATGCTTCCGGTGATCTGA